A stretch of the Nicotiana tabacum cultivar K326 chromosome 6, ASM71507v2, whole genome shotgun sequence genome encodes the following:
- the LOC107816128 gene encoding uncharacterized protein LOC107816128, translating to MGHDINEYELIPETIRPSTAAREAKEIHFERSIIVSEDDILLHRKLNKNQLIAYNLITERIFSNKVGAFFIDGPRGTRKTFLYRALLATVRSMGYIALATATSGVAASILPGGRTAHSRFKIPIDIDENTSCNISKESSLAGLIRDAKLIVWDEVFMAKRRMLEVFDLLLKDLMNTNALFGGKVVVLGGDFRQTLPVVRYGKKRRFHWRKFVIF from the coding sequence ATGGGTCATGATATAAATGAATATGAACTCATTCCAGAAACTATTAGGCCTTCTACGGCAGCAAGAGAAGCAAAAGAGATTCATTTTGAAAGATCTATTATTGTCAGTGAAGATGACATACTGTTACATaggaaattaaacaaaaatcaactCATTGCATATAATCTGATTACTGAAAGGATATTTTCGAATAAAGTAGGTGCCTTTTTTATAGATGGTCCTAGAGGAACAAGGAAAACTTTTTTATACCGTGCTTTATTGGCAACTGTACGATCTATGGGATATATAGCTTTGGCAACAGCTACTTCTGGTGTTGCTGCTTCTATTCTTCCAGGTGGACGTACTGCACATTCACGTTTCAAAATCCCTATTGACATCGATGAAAATACCAGTTGTAACATTAGCAAAGAAAGCTCACTTGCAGGGTTAATCCGAGATGCAAAATTGATTGTGTGGGATGAGGTATTTATGGCCAAAAGAAGAATGTTAGAAGTTTTTGATCTACTGTTAAAAGATCTGATGAATACAAATGCATTATTTGGCGGAAAAGTTGTAGTTTTAGGAGGTGATTTCAGACAGACTCTTCCTGTTGTGCGATacggaaaaaaaagaagatttcaTTGGCGAAAGTTTGTTATATTCTAG
- the LOC107816129 gene encoding uncharacterized protein LOC107816129 — translation MRYIALATTTSGVTASILPGERTAHSRFKILIDIDENTSCNISKESSLAGLIRDAKLIVWDEVSMAKRRMLEVFDLLLKYLMNANALFGRKVIVLRGDFRQTLPVVRYGKKKDFIGESLLYSSIWNELEKLKLSENMRTKTDPAFCDYLLRIGNGQERVNSADKIEIPDSLIIPYTTERESLDKLFAAIDIFKFGFVIF, via the coding sequence ATGAGATATATAGCTTTGGCAACAACTACTTCTGGTGTTACTGCTTCTATTCTTCCAGGTGAACGTACTGCACATTCACGTTTCAAAATCCTTATTGACATCGATGAAAATACCAGTTGTAACATTAGCAAAGAAAGCTCACTTGCAGGGTTAATCCGAGATGCAAAATTAATTGTGTGGGATGAGGTATCTATGGCCAAAAGAAGAATGTTAGAAGTTTTTGATCTACTGTTAAAATATCTGATGAATGCAAATGCATTATTTGGCAGAAAAGTTATAGTTTTACGAGGTGATTTCAGACAGACTCTTCCTGTTGTGCGAtacggaaaaaaaaaagatttcatTGGCGAAAGTTTGTTATATTCTAGCATTTGGAATGAACTTGAAAAATTAAAGTTATCTGAGAATATGAGAACTAAAACAGATCCTGCATTTTGTGATTATTTGCTACGAATTGGAAATGGACAAGAACGAGTCAACTCAGCAGACAAGATTGAAATTCCAGATTCTTTGATTATTCCTTATACAACCGAAAGAGAATCTCTTGATAAATTATTCGCAGCGATCGACATATTCAAATTTGGATTTGTTATATTCTAA